One genomic segment of Thermus neutrinimicus includes these proteins:
- a CDS encoding cell division protein FtsX has translation MYALREGLRQILRHPTASLATFFTALVSFALLHFLGLVLWNLERVVHTLERELEVAAFLQKKADVEALLTEIQGWPEVGEVRLQSKEEALAQLVLDYPYLAEAKDLVENPLPDTLRLRLKDPEAVRQVAERLRKLPGVEGVEYGGELTERLVQVLSGSRLAMGVLVGLLLLNTFFSVMGSIRLSLESRKEALGIMLLVGATRRFIQAPFVVEGLLLTLGASLLAVSLGSLLYRGLAQALQGLLPFLPVLGAKDLWQTGLMVLALAAILGAGGAFMATRAYLREV, from the coding sequence ATGTACGCCCTGCGCGAGGGCCTGCGGCAGATCCTCCGCCATCCCACGGCCAGCCTCGCCACCTTCTTCACCGCCCTGGTATCCTTCGCCCTCCTCCATTTCCTGGGCCTAGTCCTTTGGAACCTGGAGCGGGTGGTGCACACCCTGGAGCGGGAACTGGAAGTGGCGGCCTTCCTGCAAAAGAAGGCCGATGTGGAAGCCCTTCTCACCGAGATCCAGGGCTGGCCGGAAGTGGGCGAGGTGCGGCTGCAAAGCAAGGAGGAGGCCCTGGCCCAGCTGGTCCTGGACTACCCCTACCTGGCCGAGGCCAAGGACCTGGTGGAAAACCCCTTGCCCGACACCCTGCGCCTGAGGCTTAAGGATCCGGAGGCGGTGCGCCAGGTGGCGGAAAGGCTCAGGAAGCTTCCCGGGGTAGAAGGGGTGGAGTACGGGGGGGAGCTCACGGAACGGTTGGTCCAGGTGCTATCCGGAAGCCGGCTGGCCATGGGGGTCCTGGTGGGGCTCCTTCTCCTCAACACCTTCTTCAGCGTCATGGGCTCCATCCGCCTATCCCTGGAAAGCCGCAAGGAAGCCCTGGGCATCATGCTCCTGGTGGGGGCCACTCGGCGGTTCATCCAGGCCCCCTTCGTGGTGGAAGGGCTCCTGCTCACCCTGGGGGCAAGCCTCCTGGCGGTGTCCTTGGGTAGCCTCCTGTACCGGGGCCTGGCGCAGGCCCTCCAGGGGCTCCTTCCCTTCCTCCCCGTGCTGGGGGCCAAGGACCTCTGGCAGACGGGTCTTATGGTCCTGGCCCTGGCAGCCATCCT
- a CDS encoding zinc-dependent alcohol dehydrogenase codes for MKALLYTPSLPRFLAARALGKRLPKGLLPLSLVQLPLPERPGFVRVKVRLSGVCGSDLALLYGKSPPSISPFFSFPAVLGHEILGEVEGSLVAVNPLLTCADRGLPPCPKCQEGEEGLCQNVAEGSLAPGMLGYNRDLPGGFGEWVLARPERLYPIPEGVPEERAVLAEPLAVVVRGLKKLKPWPKEVLILGMGTLGLLALQALRALGFSGRVYAVAKYPHQAERALAFGADGVFGSAKEALRERARRYRYLLFEGYRGGYEAVLEASGSGAGFRQALALAQEGGRVLLLGAPGLDWADLSPFWFKEVGLVGSYTYSPEEFAQAVGLLPELRGLEALIGGIFPLTDWPKALSAKGKALLRPNVS; via the coding sequence ATGAAGGCCCTCCTCTACACCCCTTCCCTTCCCCGCTTCCTCGCCGCCAGGGCCCTGGGCAAGCGACTCCCCAAGGGCCTTCTGCCCCTAAGCCTCGTCCAACTTCCCCTTCCCGAGCGGCCAGGCTTCGTAAGGGTCAAGGTGCGGCTTAGCGGGGTCTGTGGCTCGGACCTGGCCCTTCTCTATGGGAAAAGCCCCCCATCCATCAGCCCCTTCTTCTCCTTTCCCGCCGTCCTTGGCCACGAGATCCTGGGGGAGGTGGAGGGAAGCCTGGTGGCGGTGAACCCCCTTCTCACCTGCGCCGACCGGGGCCTTCCCCCTTGCCCGAAGTGCCAGGAGGGCGAGGAAGGCCTATGCCAAAACGTGGCGGAAGGGTCCCTGGCCCCGGGCATGCTGGGCTACAACCGGGACCTCCCCGGGGGCTTTGGGGAGTGGGTCCTGGCCCGGCCGGAAAGGCTTTACCCCATTCCCGAAGGCGTGCCCGAGGAACGGGCGGTGCTCGCCGAACCCTTGGCGGTGGTGGTGCGGGGCCTCAAGAAGTTAAAGCCCTGGCCCAAGGAGGTCCTGATCCTGGGCATGGGTACCTTGGGCCTCCTGGCCCTCCAGGCCCTTAGGGCCCTGGGGTTTTCCGGAAGGGTCTATGCCGTGGCCAAGTACCCCCACCAGGCGGAACGGGCTTTGGCCTTCGGGGCGGACGGGGTTTTTGGGAGCGCCAAGGAGGCCCTGCGGGAAAGGGCCAGGCGCTACCGCTACCTCCTCTTTGAGGGATACCGGGGTGGGTACGAGGCGGTCCTCGAGGCCTCGGGAAGCGGGGCGGGTTTCCGCCAGGCCCTTGCCCTGGCCCAGGAAGGAGGCCGGGTCCTCCTCCTGGGGGCCCCGGGGCTGGACTGGGCCGACCTCTCCCCCTTCTGGTTCAAGGAGGTGGGCCTGGTGGGAAGCTACACCTATAGCCCCGAGGAGTTTGCCCAGGCGGTGGGACTCCTTCCCGAGCTCCGAGGCCTCGAGGCCCTCATCGGGGGCATCTTCCCCCTCACCGATTGGCCAAAGGCCCTTTCCGCCAAGGGCAAGGCCCTACTCCGGCCAAATGTGTCCTGA
- a CDS encoding class II aldolase/adducin family protein translates to MWEYMIHGEPSPRVQAFLEGLGRALEAQGFRYNPEAKAPNLVLNAISPENPRPYRRRAQATFVASVLELPDFPENPLQALYPYLVRALSNVLLAYVPSRGVKFLTLELGHYDEPNGEGFYERVAARLRPIACSRLVINNIFHKDLEPELWQGDELTASMYRAGKKLKEWDLLPAPFPIEEILPPEDLRHVKRLYGIGGLSYGNLSVRKDERRFWMSASGVDKANLKEIGRDILMVKDYDPQENAILLSVPPHVEPRRVSVDAIEHWMIYREHPGVGAILHVHAWMEGVPATPFNYPCGTYELAQAVAEKVRQAPDPTRAVVGLKNHGLTITGRSLDEIMERIEGKLVRTVPMS, encoded by the coding sequence ATGTGGGAGTACATGATCCACGGCGAACCTTCCCCTAGGGTCCAAGCCTTTTTAGAAGGACTGGGAAGAGCCCTGGAGGCCCAGGGGTTCCGCTACAACCCCGAGGCCAAGGCTCCCAACCTGGTGCTGAACGCCATCTCCCCGGAAAACCCACGCCCTTACCGCCGGCGGGCCCAGGCCACCTTCGTGGCCTCGGTGCTGGAGCTCCCCGACTTTCCCGAAAACCCCCTCCAGGCCCTCTATCCCTACCTGGTCCGGGCCCTTTCCAACGTGCTTCTGGCCTATGTGCCCAGCCGGGGGGTCAAGTTCCTCACCCTGGAGCTCGGGCACTACGACGAGCCCAACGGGGAAGGGTTTTACGAGAGGGTGGCCGCGCGCCTAAGGCCCATCGCCTGCAGCCGCCTGGTCATCAACAACATCTTCCACAAGGACCTCGAGCCCGAACTCTGGCAGGGGGATGAGCTTACGGCAAGCATGTACCGGGCAGGGAAGAAACTCAAGGAGTGGGACCTTCTTCCTGCCCCCTTCCCCATCGAGGAGATCCTGCCCCCCGAGGACCTCCGGCATGTCAAACGGCTTTACGGCATCGGGGGGCTTTCCTACGGCAACCTCTCCGTGCGCAAGGATGAGCGCCGCTTCTGGATGTCGGCCAGCGGGGTGGACAAGGCCAACCTCAAGGAGATCGGCCGGGACATCCTGATGGTGAAGGACTACGACCCCCAGGAAAACGCCATCCTCCTCTCCGTGCCCCCCCACGTGGAACCCAGGCGGGTGAGCGTGGACGCCATCGAGCACTGGATGATCTACCGGGAGCACCCCGGGGTCGGGGCCATCCTGCACGTGCACGCCTGGATGGAAGGGGTTCCCGCCACCCCCTTCAACTACCCCTGCGGCACCTACGAGCTGGCCCAGGCGGTGGCGGAGAAGGTGCGCCAGGCCCCAGACCCCACCCGGGCGGTGGTGGGCCTGAAGAACCATGGCCTCACCATCACCGGGCGCAGCCTGGACGAGATCATGGAGCGGATAGAGGGCAAGCTCGTCCGCACCGTCCCCATGTCATGA
- a CDS encoding P1 family peptidase produces MAEALAGSRALLAGLGVGHFTDLEALTGSTVVLAEEGWVGAVDVRGAAPGTRETDLLLPENTVEKVQAILLTGGSAFGLRAADGVMRYLAERKKGFFTPGGVVPIVPAAVLYDLGRGRAHRPPGEDAGYQAALAAGERVEEGSVGAGTGAVAGGVKGGVGLAGYLLEEGYQVMALVAVNSLGRPFDPRTGKLYGEDLLAEEERALLPDRSRYQGRPEDYRYPFLLGQSTTLAVVATDAPLSKAQAKRLAIMAQDGIARAIRPAHTPLDGDLVFALALGEGKGVDPYTLLRLGAYAADAVTRAILRAVLLADGVPGIPSYRDLMG; encoded by the coding sequence ATGGCGGAAGCCTTGGCAGGCAGCCGGGCCCTCCTTGCTGGGCTCGGGGTGGGGCATTTCACGGACCTCGAGGCCCTCACCGGCTCCACCGTGGTCCTGGCGGAGGAGGGCTGGGTGGGAGCGGTGGACGTGCGGGGGGCGGCCCCCGGTACCCGGGAGACGGACCTCCTCTTGCCGGAAAACACCGTGGAGAAGGTGCAGGCCATCCTGCTTACCGGGGGAAGCGCCTTCGGCCTGAGGGCGGCGGATGGGGTCATGCGCTACCTGGCGGAGAGGAAGAAGGGCTTCTTCACCCCGGGGGGCGTGGTGCCCATCGTGCCCGCGGCGGTCCTTTACGACCTGGGCCGGGGAAGAGCCCACCGCCCGCCGGGGGAGGACGCCGGGTACCAGGCGGCCTTGGCCGCGGGGGAAAGGGTGGAGGAAGGCAGCGTGGGGGCGGGAACCGGGGCGGTGGCGGGTGGGGTCAAGGGTGGGGTGGGCTTGGCGGGGTACCTTCTGGAGGAGGGGTACCAGGTCATGGCCTTGGTGGCGGTGAACAGCCTGGGCCGGCCCTTTGACCCCAGGACGGGGAAGCTTTACGGGGAGGATCTCCTGGCGGAGGAGGAAAGAGCCCTTCTTCCGGACCGCTCCCGTTACCAGGGGAGGCCTGAGGACTACCGCTACCCTTTCCTTTTGGGCCAGAGCACTACCCTGGCGGTGGTGGCCACGGATGCCCCCCTGAGCAAGGCCCAGGCCAAGAGGCTTGCCATCATGGCCCAGGATGGGATCGCCCGGGCCATCCGTCCGGCCCATACGCCCCTGGATGGGGACCTGGTCTTCGCCCTGGCCCTGGGGGAGGGGAAGGGGGTGGACCCCTACACCCTCTTGCGCCTTGGGGCCTACGCCGCCGATGCCGTGACCCGGGCGATCCTTCGGGCGGTTCTCCTTGCGGATGGTGTGCCGGGGATTCCCTCTTATCGGGACCTCATGGGGTGA